The Zootoca vivipara chromosome 16, rZooViv1.1, whole genome shotgun sequence genome has a segment encoding these proteins:
- the MBOAT4 gene encoding ghrelin O-acyltransferase yields MRVFMNWQTPFFFQATALYQLAAFPFAILFHYLCASGNLSINARYTFLLVGGFLLAWAAMGCYVLLLLISAISSFAVIHSTGPQQVHTWAFFIQMTWQTLCHLGLHYKEYYLQEAACIRLPIALSALMLMTQKVTSLALDIHENKVRVGLPSEERRSCCCHLLQALPLCTYLLCFPTLLGGPLCSFCRFQAWVRYSEAPFSPGLLWAATRKGLGALTLGLLNNIVRGYISPLDDLIDCTHFDCVYVMWTSALSFRLTYYSHWLLDESLFLAAGLGLDLGHHQHSAAADGVVMDTDIWTLETTNTIAGFTRTWNKSTAQWLRRLIFQQSSSHPLLATFAFSAWWHGLHPGQVFGFLCWALMVEADYRFHRFFGSVAKSRLQRLLYQTVTWCHTQLVVAYILIAVEMRSVSMLWRLLSSYNSFFPLVSVTGLLLLVKK; encoded by the exons ATGAGGGTCTTCATGAACTGGCAAACCCCGTTTTTCTTTCAAGCCACAGCTTTATACCAGCTAGCTGCTTTTCCATTTGCTATTTTGTTCCATTATCTATGTGCCTCTGGGAATCTTTCTATAAATGCAAG GTACACTTTCCTCCTAGTGGGTGGTTTCCTCCTGGCCTGGGCTGCCATGGGGTGCTATGTCCTGCTGCTGCTTATATCTGCCATCTCCTCTTTTGCTGTAATCCATTCCACTGGCCCACAGCAGGTCCACACATGGGCATTCTTCATTCAGATGACCTGGCAAACACTGTGCCATCTTGGGCTGCATTACAAAGAATATTACCTACAAGAAGCTGCATGTATCAG ATTGCCCATTGCCCTTTCTGCCCTCATGCTGATGACCCAGAAAGTCACCTCACTGGCTTTGGATATCCATGAAAACAAAGTGAGGGTGGGCTTGCCATCTGAAGAGAGGAGATCCTGTTGCTGCCACCTGCTCCAGGCACTGCCACTGTGTACTTATCTGCTGTGTTTCCCCACCCTGCTGGGAGGCCCCCTGTGTTCTTTCTGCAGATTTCAGGCATGGGTAAGGTATTCCGAGGCTCCGTTTTCTCCTGGTCTCCTCTGGGCTGCCACTCGAAAAGGCCTGGGGGCTCTGACTCTGGGCCTGTTGAACAATATCGTGAGGGGATACATTTCCCCTCTGGACGACCTAATCGACTGCACCCACTTTGATTGCGTTTATGTCATGTGGACCTCAGCCCTGTCCTTCAGGCTCACTTACTACTCTCACTGGCTGCTCGACGAGTCCCTCTTCCTTGCTGCCGGTTTGGGGCTGGATCTTGGCCACCACCAACATTCAGCAGCTGCCGACGGAGTCGTCATGGACACAGACATTTGGACCCTGGAAACAACCAACACAATTGCTGGCTTTACCCGAACATGGAACAAGAGCACAGCCCAGTGGCTGAGGAGGCTCATATTCCAGCAGAGTAGTTCACATCCTCTCCTGGCCACCTTTGCCTTCTCAGCCTGGTGGCATGGCCTCCACCCTGGACAGGTCTTTGGGTTTCTGTGCTGGGCCCTTATGGTGGAAGCAGACTACCGCTTCCATCGCTTTTTCGGTTCAGTGGCAAAATCCCGGCTTCAGAGGCTGCTGTACCAAACTGTGACCTGGTGTCATACACAACTAGTGGTGGCGTACATTTTGATTGCTGT
- the DCTN6 gene encoding dynactin subunit 6 — translation MDERAEKMAEKAQKSVKIAPGAVVCVESEIKGDVTIGPRTVIHPKARIIAEAGPIVIGEGNLIEEQAIIINGYPENITPDTEEVGAKPMIIGTNNVFEVGCYSQAMKIGDNNVIESKAFVGRNVILTSGCIIGACCNVNTYEVIPENTVIYGADCLRRVQTERPQPQTLQLDFLMKILPNYHHLKKAMKPTSTPVKS, via the exons ATGGATGAGAGGGCGGAAAAGATGGCGGAGAAGGCGCAGAAGAG TGTAAAGATTGCTCCTGGAGCTGTTGTCTGTGTCGAGAGTGAGATCAAGGGTGATGTGACAATTG GGCCTAGGACCGTGATTCACCCCAAAGCACGGATCATTGCAGAAGCTGGACCAATAGTAATTGGGGAAGGTAACCTTATAGAAGAGCAGGCAATTATCATAAATGG CTACCCTGAAAACATTACCCCTGATACAGAGGAGGTGGGAGCCAAACCAATGATCATTGGCACCAACAACGTCTTTGAAGTTGGCTGTT ATTCCCAGGCAATGAAAATAGGAGACAACAATGTAATTGAGTCCAAAG CATTTGTGGGTAGGAACGTGATTCTGACAAGCGGCTGCATCATTGGAGCCTGCTGCAATGTCAACACCTACGAAGTCATCCCTGAAAACACGGTCATCTATGGAGCTGATTGTCTTCGGCGAGTGCAGACTGAGCGGCCCCAG CCACAAACATTGCAGCTGGACTTCCTAATGAAAATCCTGCCAAACTATCACCATCTTAAAAAAGCCATGAAACCAACTTCTACTCCTGTGAAGAGCTGA